The Sphingobium sp. BYY-5 genome contains a region encoding:
- a CDS encoding 2OG-Fe(II) oxygenase, with protein sequence MDFTDLDRHGAARLPALLSPDQRAAIIALWDDPAAFRKEVVMARHGYGSGRYRYFAYPLPAPVAAFREMLYPALADVANRWAAMLGTGDIYPTRHADFLARCALGGQDKATPLLLRYEAGDWNALHQDVYGPHIFPLQAAILLSQPERDFTGGAFILTEQRPRMQSRPEMVPLSQGDAVIFPVRDRPVTGTHGVHRVQMRHGVSRLLSGTRYVLGLIFHDAA encoded by the coding sequence ATGGACTTCACCGATCTCGACCGCCATGGCGCGGCGCGCCTGCCTGCGCTTCTTTCCCCCGATCAACGCGCCGCGATCATCGCGCTGTGGGACGATCCCGCCGCTTTCCGCAAGGAGGTGGTAATGGCGCGCCATGGCTATGGCAGCGGGCGCTATCGTTACTTCGCCTATCCGCTGCCGGCGCCCGTCGCAGCATTCCGCGAAATGCTCTATCCCGCGCTAGCGGATGTCGCCAATCGCTGGGCGGCGATGCTGGGAACGGGCGACATCTATCCGACACGTCATGCCGACTTCCTCGCCCGCTGCGCGCTGGGCGGGCAGGACAAGGCGACCCCGCTGCTGCTCCGCTATGAAGCGGGCGACTGGAATGCGCTGCATCAAGATGTCTATGGCCCGCATATCTTCCCATTGCAGGCAGCGATCCTGCTGTCGCAGCCGGAACGGGACTTCACCGGTGGCGCTTTCATCCTCACCGAACAACGTCCGCGGATGCAGTCGCGACCGGAGATGGTGCCGCTGTCGCAGGGCGACGCCGTGATCTTCCCGGTGCGCGACCGGCCGGTAACGGGTACGCACGGCGTCCACCGGGTACAGATGCGCCATGGCGTCAGCCGCCTTCTGTCCGGCACGCGCTATGTGCTCGGCCTCATCTTTCACGACGCGGCCTGA
- the pip gene encoding prolyl aminopeptidase codes for MRTLYPPIEPFASGHLDVGDGHHIYWERVGTPGAKPAVFLHGGPGGGISPDHRRLFDPARYDVLLFDQRGCGQSTPHANLDANTTWHLVADIERLRNMMGVDQWLVFGGSWGSTLALAYAQTHAARVTELVLRGIFTIRQSEIDWYYQHGASRIYPDKWERFVSPIPEAERGDMVAAYRRVLTGDDRAAQIAAARAWSVWEGETIRLLPDPALSATHDADDFALAFARIENHYFVHGGWLEDGQLIRDAGKLAGIPGVIVQGRYDMACPAETAWALHRAWPQARFEMIEGAGHAYNEPGILDALVRATDGFAE; via the coding sequence ATGCGCACACTGTATCCCCCGATCGAACCATTCGCCTCCGGCCATCTCGATGTCGGTGACGGCCATCACATCTATTGGGAACGGGTCGGCACGCCCGGCGCCAAGCCTGCGGTTTTCCTGCATGGGGGGCCGGGCGGCGGCATCTCGCCCGACCATCGTCGGCTGTTCGATCCCGCGCGTTATGACGTGCTGCTGTTCGACCAACGCGGCTGCGGCCAGTCGACGCCGCACGCCAATCTCGACGCCAACACCACTTGGCATCTGGTCGCCGACATAGAGCGGCTGCGCAACATGATGGGTGTCGACCAATGGCTGGTATTCGGCGGTAGCTGGGGGTCGACCCTGGCGCTGGCCTATGCCCAGACCCATGCCGCGCGTGTGACCGAACTGGTCCTGCGCGGCATCTTCACCATCCGGCAGAGTGAGATCGACTGGTATTATCAGCATGGCGCCAGCCGCATCTATCCCGACAAATGGGAGCGGTTTGTGAGCCCGATCCCGGAGGCCGAGCGCGGCGACATGGTCGCCGCCTATCGCCGCGTCCTGACCGGAGACGATCGCGCGGCGCAAATTGCCGCAGCGCGCGCCTGGAGCGTGTGGGAGGGGGAGACGATCCGCCTGCTGCCCGATCCCGCTCTGTCGGCGACCCATGACGCGGACGATTTCGCTTTGGCCTTCGCGCGGATCGAAAATCATTATTTCGTCCATGGCGGCTGGCTGGAGGACGGACAATTGATCCGCGACGCGGGCAAGCTGGCCGGCATTCCCGGCGTCATCGTGCAGGGGCGCTACGATATGGCTTGCCCGGCGGAAACAGCCTGGGCGCTGCACCGCGCCTGGCCGCAAGCGCGCTTCGAGATGATCGAGGGCGCGGGGCACGCCTATAATGAGCCGGGCATATTGGATGCACTGGTGCGGGCTACGGATGGGTTTGCGGAATAG
- a CDS encoding TonB-dependent receptor — MRRSASVFLLPFLLGVAPGALMAQDQPKGTAQEAPEEGEEIIVTGQPQRGAVMGEIEPEQQLSPADVRALGVTSINELITELSPQTNGTPIILLNGKRISSFAEIRDLPSEAVARVDILPEQVALTYGYAPTQKVVNIVLRQRFRAETGEIKLGTTTEGGGENGEVDAGLLRIRGDNRFTLNLDYSRAARLLESQRDITTIPSSRPYSLAGNILSATQRAEIDPALSALAGQNVTIASVPASAANGAPMLGDFVAGANVTSLSDLTRYRTLSPATENFSANATLARALGGVSATLNGRLELSDNDSLQGLSTAALGLNAGSPFSPFGQDVTLYRYLAQAGALGQQIRGTTGHIGLTLNGQLSRKWQWSFTGNGDLSITRTRTDRGVATDAIQAALDAGDGSVNPYGDFAPGLLSTRMTDTARAKSQAVTADLLVSGTLFRMPAGDVMTSIRVGGSANGFESRSIRSGVERETDYSRQIASGQVSIDVPLTSRSKGVLGGIGDIGVNLNVAAQQLSDFGTLSTLGYGLRWQPVRAVQILASANQDRAAPTGSQITDPLISTPNVSVFDYATGQSVFVTQLSGGNASLRESVRDQFRLSATVKPFEKPNLTLTATYLNSRTSNPIAAFPTPTPSIEEAFPQRFLRDEDGNLLQIDARPINFLRSQSTQLRWGFDLSIPLKSRIQKLVEAWRASGGRPEDRPPELQALFGNRERRQGGQEGGAPPGAGGDRPRGDGGAGPGGDGPRPGGPGGGFGGPGGFRGSGGGQGGGRLSFSLYHTWHLEESILIAPGVPELDLLNGDATGSSGGQPRHEIKARIGYSNNGIGARLGIDWESGTHVDGALSGTAGGASRLDFGSLATANLRIFANLGQMPQLTKDMPFLRGSRVSIGIDNIFNQRREVRDATGATPLRYQQDYLDPLGRTVSISFRKLFFPTGGAGSRPRG; from the coding sequence GTGCGTCGATCCGCATCTGTTTTTCTGCTGCCTTTCCTGCTGGGCGTAGCACCCGGCGCGCTGATGGCGCAGGACCAGCCCAAGGGCACCGCACAGGAAGCGCCCGAGGAGGGTGAGGAAATCATCGTCACCGGCCAGCCGCAGCGCGGCGCGGTGATGGGCGAAATCGAACCCGAACAGCAACTGTCCCCCGCCGATGTCCGCGCGCTGGGCGTCACTTCCATCAACGAACTCATCACCGAATTGTCGCCGCAAACCAACGGCACGCCGATCATCCTGCTCAATGGCAAGCGCATCTCCAGCTTCGCCGAGATTCGCGATCTGCCGTCCGAAGCGGTGGCGCGGGTCGATATCCTGCCCGAGCAGGTGGCGTTGACCTATGGCTATGCGCCGACGCAGAAAGTGGTGAACATCGTGCTGCGCCAGCGTTTCCGCGCGGAGACCGGTGAGATCAAGCTGGGCACCACGACCGAAGGCGGAGGTGAGAATGGCGAGGTGGATGCCGGGCTGCTCCGCATCCGCGGCGACAATCGTTTCACCCTGAATTTAGACTATAGCCGTGCCGCACGCCTGCTGGAAAGCCAGCGAGACATCACGACGATCCCGTCCAGCCGTCCCTATTCGCTGGCGGGCAACATCCTTTCGGCAACCCAACGTGCAGAGATCGACCCAGCCCTTTCGGCACTGGCAGGACAGAATGTGACGATCGCCAGCGTGCCGGCCAGCGCCGCCAATGGCGCGCCCATGCTGGGCGATTTCGTCGCAGGCGCCAACGTGACCAGTCTCAGTGACCTTACGCGCTATCGCACGCTCAGCCCCGCAACCGAGAATTTCTCCGCCAACGCCACGCTCGCGCGAGCGTTGGGCGGCGTGTCGGCCACGCTTAACGGGCGGCTGGAACTGTCGGACAATGACTCGCTGCAAGGCCTGTCGACGGCAGCGCTAGGCCTCAATGCTGGCAGTCCCTTCTCGCCCTTCGGCCAGGACGTCACCCTCTACCGCTATCTGGCACAGGCAGGCGCGCTGGGGCAGCAGATCCGAGGCACCACCGGCCATATCGGCCTGACCCTGAACGGGCAGTTGAGCCGCAAATGGCAATGGTCCTTCACCGGCAATGGCGACCTGTCGATCACCCGCACCCGCACCGACCGGGGCGTCGCGACCGACGCGATCCAGGCAGCGCTTGATGCGGGCGACGGCAGCGTCAATCCCTATGGCGACTTCGCACCCGGCCTCCTCTCCACCCGCATGACCGACACGGCGCGCGCCAAGAGCCAGGCCGTGACCGCCGACCTGCTGGTGAGCGGCACGCTGTTCCGTATGCCGGCAGGCGACGTCATGACCTCGATTCGAGTGGGTGGATCGGCGAACGGTTTCGAAAGCCGATCGATCCGCTCCGGCGTGGAGCGCGAAACCGACTATAGCCGCCAGATCGCCAGTGGGCAGGTGAGTATCGACGTGCCGCTCACCAGCCGGTCGAAGGGCGTGCTGGGCGGCATCGGCGATATCGGCGTCAACCTGAACGTCGCCGCGCAGCAGCTTTCCGACTTCGGCACGCTTTCGACCCTGGGCTATGGGCTGCGCTGGCAACCGGTGCGGGCAGTCCAGATTCTCGCCTCCGCCAATCAAGATCGCGCCGCGCCGACCGGCTCGCAGATCACTGATCCGCTCATCTCCACGCCCAACGTCTCGGTTTTCGACTATGCGACCGGACAGAGCGTGTTCGTGACCCAGCTATCGGGCGGCAATGCGTCGCTTCGCGAAAGCGTGCGCGACCAGTTCCGCCTGAGCGCAACGGTGAAACCTTTCGAAAAGCCGAACCTGACGCTGACGGCGACCTATCTCAACAGCCGCACCAGCAACCCGATCGCCGCCTTCCCCACACCCACCCCATCAATTGAGGAGGCGTTCCCGCAGCGCTTCCTGCGCGATGAAGATGGCAACCTGTTGCAGATCGATGCCCGGCCGATCAACTTCCTCCGATCGCAGAGTACGCAGCTCCGCTGGGGCTTCGACCTGTCCATACCGCTGAAGTCGCGTATCCAGAAACTGGTGGAAGCATGGCGCGCATCGGGTGGACGACCAGAAGATCGGCCGCCCGAATTGCAGGCGCTGTTCGGCAATCGTGAGCGGCGCCAGGGCGGTCAGGAAGGCGGTGCACCGCCGGGAGCAGGCGGCGACCGGCCGCGCGGCGACGGCGGTGCGGGTCCAGGCGGCGATGGCCCGCGTCCGGGCGGACCAGGGGGCGGCTTTGGCGGACCCGGCGGTTTTCGCGGATCGGGCGGCGGTCAGGGCGGCGGACGCCTCAGCTTCAGCCTCTATCATACCTGGCATCTGGAGGAGAGCATCCTGATCGCGCCCGGCGTGCCGGAACTGGACCTGCTGAACGGTGACGCCACCGGATCGTCGGGCGGCCAGCCTCGGCATGAGATCAAGGCACGCATCGGCTATTCCAACAACGGCATCGGCGCGCGGCTGGGTATTGACTGGGAAAGCGGCACCCATGTCGACGGCGCCCTGAGCGGAACGGCAGGAGGAGCTTCACGGCTCGACTTCGGCAGCCTGGCGACGGCGAACCTGCGCATCTTCGCCAATCTGGGGCAGATGCCGCAGCTTACCAAGGACATGCCCTTCCTGCGTGGATCGCGGGTGTCGATCGGCATCGACAACATCTTCAACCAGCGCCGCGAGGTGCGCGATGCGACCGGGGCGACGCCGCTGCGCTACCAGCAGGATTATCTCGACCCGCTGGGACGCACCGTCTCGATCAGCTTCCGCAAGCTCTTCTTCCCCACTGGCGGAGCCGGCAGCCGACCGCGCGGCTGA
- a CDS encoding methyltransferase domain-containing protein, with protein MRAFSMLCLAATLAITPPANAASSPDYAAAMADPKRPAEAKALDESRKPAETLAFLGLKPGMKTADIMTGSGYWAEIMADAVGRKGKVTAYEPNQFYTQPEEQKTWQTLVARRPEVQWVRYPFEAFSAPANSFDFTIINMSYHDLYWQSDKFRIPRTDPAAFVKTLYAATRPGGIVGIVDHVGGAGDTRAIVDKLHRIDPAVVKADFAAAGFVLEAESPLLANPTDDHSKLVFDPSIRGKTDRFLFRFRKPKD; from the coding sequence ATGCGCGCTTTTTCCATGCTCTGCCTTGCCGCTACATTGGCGATCACCCCACCCGCCAACGCGGCGTCATCCCCCGACTATGCCGCCGCGATGGCAGACCCCAAGCGCCCGGCTGAAGCAAAGGCGCTGGACGAAAGCCGCAAGCCCGCAGAAACGCTCGCTTTCTTGGGCCTGAAACCGGGTATGAAGACGGCCGACATCATGACCGGATCGGGTTATTGGGCGGAGATCATGGCCGATGCGGTGGGGCGCAAGGGCAAGGTGACAGCGTACGAACCGAACCAGTTCTACACCCAGCCTGAGGAACAGAAGACATGGCAGACGCTGGTCGCGCGCCGGCCCGAAGTGCAATGGGTGCGCTACCCGTTCGAGGCGTTCAGCGCGCCGGCGAACAGTTTCGACTTCACGATCATCAACATGAGCTACCACGATCTTTACTGGCAGTCGGACAAGTTTCGCATTCCGCGCACCGACCCGGCCGCCTTCGTGAAGACGCTCTATGCCGCGACCAGGCCGGGCGGGATCGTCGGCATCGTCGATCATGTCGGCGGCGCGGGGGACACGCGGGCGATCGTGGACAAGCTGCACCGTATCGATCCCGCCGTGGTCAAGGCCGATTTCGCCGCTGCGGGTTTCGTGCTGGAGGCGGAAAGCCCGCTGCTCGCCAATCCGACGGACGATCATAGCAAGCTGGTGTTCGACCCGTCGATACGCGGCAAGACCGATCGCTTCCTCTTCCGGTTCCGTAAACCGAAGGATTGA
- a CDS encoding DUF1080 domain-containing protein, giving the protein MKIYVIAAMGLLLGAAPAPEPQWQPIFDGKSLDGWTPKITGHAVGEDPLHTFIVQHGAIRVSYAGYKSFNGEFGHLFWKAPLKAYRIRFEYRFFGEDLPGIKVWQATNSGLMLHAQAPETMRRDQDFPVSLEMQLLGTPRPTEEPTGNLCTPGTTVVFEGKRDPRHCIPSSSPLMPVGRWTKAELEVLPSGEITHFIDGKAVLRYSDVELDPESEDAKPLIAAAGGALQLKQGYIALQSEGHPIEFRNIELQRLE; this is encoded by the coding sequence ATGAAAATATATGTGATCGCCGCCATGGGGCTGCTTCTGGGAGCGGCCCCGGCGCCCGAACCGCAATGGCAGCCTATCTTTGATGGCAAATCGCTCGACGGCTGGACGCCCAAGATCACGGGCCATGCCGTTGGCGAAGATCCCCTCCACACGTTCATCGTTCAGCATGGCGCTATCCGCGTGTCCTATGCTGGCTATAAGAGCTTTAATGGCGAGTTCGGCCATCTGTTCTGGAAGGCGCCGCTGAAAGCCTATCGTATCCGGTTCGAATATCGTTTCTTCGGGGAAGACCTGCCTGGAATCAAAGTGTGGCAGGCAACAAATTCCGGCCTGATGCTTCATGCGCAGGCGCCTGAGACCATGCGCCGCGACCAGGATTTTCCGGTCAGTCTGGAAATGCAGCTGCTCGGAACCCCACGGCCTACCGAGGAGCCGACCGGCAATCTCTGCACGCCGGGCACCACCGTGGTTTTTGAGGGCAAGCGCGATCCGCGACACTGTATTCCGTCAAGCTCGCCTCTGATGCCTGTCGGTCGGTGGACGAAAGCGGAGCTTGAGGTGTTGCCATCGGGTGAGATCACCCATTTCATCGATGGCAAGGCCGTGTTGCGATATTCCGATGTCGAACTGGACCCAGAGTCTGAGGATGCCAAGCCGCTGATTGCGGCGGCTGGTGGCGCATTGCAGTTGAAGCAGGGATATATCGCCCTTCAAAGCGAGGGGCATCCAATCGAATTTCGAAACATCGAACTCCAGCGGCTCGAATAG